From Xanthocytophaga agilis, one genomic window encodes:
- a CDS encoding AraC family transcriptional regulator, with protein sequence MVFTIYNYVSDKKAQRNKIFLEQNLITLVEQGEKVVHYANNATIITDTQFALLSSGNCLMTEKLPVNNMYCSTMFFFDNSALTKFFIKYASLIDKISSKVGKAKEPFVVFQKDDFVRSYITSLKLIHSQTSAFSEMKLELKFEELMLHLLEKYPESILSFQLSNQNEYSDLELRKAVEQNITNNLTLEELAFLCHTSVSTFKRRFLKLYNLTPRQYFLQRKMEIASSLLLQNENPGEVFYKVGFENHSSFSQSFKQMYGVSPKQFQQQKLTFSQQSLID encoded by the coding sequence ATGGTTTTTACTATATACAACTACGTTTCTGACAAGAAAGCGCAGAGAAATAAAATATTTCTTGAACAAAACCTTATTACGTTAGTAGAACAGGGAGAAAAAGTGGTGCACTATGCGAATAATGCGACAATAATCACTGATACTCAGTTTGCATTACTTTCTTCGGGGAATTGTTTGATGACAGAAAAATTGCCTGTGAACAATATGTATTGCAGCACTATGTTTTTCTTTGATAACTCAGCACTAACAAAATTCTTTATAAAATATGCTTCTCTCATTGATAAGATTTCATCAAAGGTTGGTAAAGCAAAAGAGCCATTTGTTGTTTTTCAGAAAGATGATTTTGTCAGAAGCTACATAACTTCTCTTAAGCTCATCCATTCACAGACATCCGCTTTTTCAGAAATGAAGCTAGAACTGAAATTTGAAGAGTTAATGCTGCATCTTTTGGAGAAATACCCGGAATCCATTCTGTCTTTTCAGCTTAGCAACCAAAACGAGTATTCAGACTTAGAACTACGAAAAGCCGTTGAGCAAAATATAACTAACAATTTAACTTTAGAGGAATTAGCTTTTTTGTGTCACACCAGTGTTTCTACTTTCAAACGGAGATTTCTCAAGCTATACAATCTTACTCCACGTCAGTACTTTTTACAACGAAAAATGGAAATAGCCTCTTCCCTGTTGTTACAAAATGAAAATCCAGGTGAAGTGTTTTACAAAGTAGGTTTCGAAAACCACTCTAGCTTTTCGCAGTCATTCAAACAAATGTATGGTGTCAGTCCTAAGCAGTTCCAGCAACAAAAATTGACCTTTTCCCAACAATCTTTGATTGATTAG
- a CDS encoding YbhB/YbcL family Raf kinase inhibitor-like protein: MKTKASAIIEQANTGISATQTFTLKSHEVGGQFTNRHFGNRPACPGENISPELHWENAPEETKAFAVTMYDIDAPTGSGLWHWVVYNMPSTVTSLASDAGSLSTNNLPEGAIGGLNDVGVKGYFGPCPPAGELHRYIITVYALKEPIQINEKASAALTSFMLNMNTLAKASL; the protein is encoded by the coding sequence ATGAAGACCAAAGCATCAGCAATTATTGAACAGGCCAATACAGGCATTAGTGCTACACAGACATTTACACTGAAAAGTCATGAGGTAGGAGGACAATTCACCAACAGGCATTTTGGTAATCGCCCGGCTTGTCCGGGTGAAAACATTTCACCTGAGCTGCACTGGGAGAATGCACCTGAAGAAACAAAAGCATTCGCAGTAACAATGTATGATATAGACGCACCAACAGGGAGCGGACTCTGGCATTGGGTAGTATATAATATGCCTTCTACTGTGACATCACTCGCCAGTGATGCAGGAAGCCTATCTACAAACAATTTACCTGAGGGTGCTATTGGCGGATTGAATGATGTTGGTGTAAAGGGTTATTTTGGTCCTTGTCCACCTGCAGGCGAATTGCATCGCTATATCATTACCGTCTATGCATTGAAAGAACCTATCCAGATAAATGAAAAGGCAAGTGCTGCACTCACCAGTTTTATGTTGAATATGAACACACTTGCAAAGGCTTCACTATAG
- a CDS encoding DinB family protein, protein MNKKYFLELADYTIWANGIIIKWLNQINDEQWEQVICSSFSSIKQTTLHIVSAQKIWIDYWKNIPEPAFLSVEFKGTKTDLIEIWDKLSNDLKNFIEIYPEDKYLQPVTFRWPRGGEGKMEFWQSFTHMLNHTTYHRGQLVTLLRQANFTALTSTDLATYYHIVKH, encoded by the coding sequence ATGAACAAGAAATATTTTCTGGAATTAGCTGATTATACTATTTGGGCAAATGGTATAATTATCAAATGGCTGAATCAAATCAATGATGAACAGTGGGAACAGGTTATATGTAGCAGTTTTAGCAGTATTAAACAAACTACTCTTCATATTGTTAGTGCTCAAAAAATATGGATTGATTACTGGAAAAATATTCCTGAACCCGCTTTTCTATCTGTCGAATTCAAGGGTACAAAGACTGATCTGATAGAGATTTGGGATAAGTTATCTAATGATTTGAAAAATTTCATTGAAATATACCCTGAAGACAAATATCTGCAACCCGTCACTTTCAGATGGCCGAGAGGAGGAGAAGGGAAAATGGAGTTTTGGCAATCATTTACTCACATGCTTAACCATACCACCTACCATCGTGGGCAACTAGTCACTTTGTTGCGTCAGGCTAACTTCACAGCACTCACTTCAACAGATTTAGCTACTTACTATCATATAGTAAAGCACTAA
- a CDS encoding BPTI/Kunitz domain-containing protein, producing MRSIGLLLLVVSLSMCKKDCVTSERCQLEPDPGLCYAYMPRYYYDKEEKKCKEFIYGGCGGVVPFETLEACKECECNQTGD from the coding sequence ATGAGATCCATTGGTTTACTTCTTCTTGTCGTTAGTTTGTCCATGTGCAAAAAAGACTGTGTAACATCAGAACGATGCCAGCTTGAACCTGATCCAGGACTTTGTTATGCTTATATGCCTAGGTATTACTATGACAAAGAGGAAAAAAAATGTAAAGAGTTTATCTACGGAGGATGTGGGGGAGTGGTTCCCTTTGAAACATTGGAAGCCTGTAAGGAATGTGAATGCAATCAGACTGGTGACTAA
- a CDS encoding response regulator transcription factor produces MINLLLADDHKIIRDGLKAVLTFSDASIQVVAEASNGKEVLEQLEKEKIDVVLLDMNMPEMDGLETTTYIARNHPETKVLILSMVENEHLIAKVFQAGAQGYLLKSAGREELIHAIEIVHKGSRYVTAQITLSLLGKLSHSELPITYTDSVSSPVTSMENVTKSEKLGPRTEVGHTGQPEGIGLSKREMEILQLVAKGYTNAKIADLLFTSKRTIENHRQSLLAKTGCNNTAMLIHFASSHHLLD; encoded by the coding sequence ATGATTAACCTATTATTAGCCGACGACCATAAAATCATCCGTGATGGCTTAAAAGCGGTGCTTACATTCTCAGATGCTTCAATTCAAGTGGTGGCGGAAGCTTCTAATGGAAAAGAAGTTCTGGAACAACTGGAGAAAGAAAAAATAGATGTAGTGTTGTTGGATATGAATATGCCAGAAATGGATGGTTTAGAGACAACTACCTATATAGCCAGAAACCACCCGGAAACCAAAGTGCTTATTCTTTCTATGGTAGAAAACGAGCATTTGATTGCGAAAGTTTTTCAGGCTGGTGCACAAGGTTATCTTCTTAAGTCAGCAGGACGCGAAGAATTGATACATGCTATTGAAATTGTTCATAAAGGAAGTCGTTATGTAACAGCACAGATTACATTGTCATTATTGGGCAAACTGTCTCACAGCGAATTACCAATTACCTACACAGATTCAGTATCTTCTCCTGTTACTTCGATGGAAAATGTTACTAAATCTGAAAAGTTAGGTCCCAGAACAGAAGTGGGACATACTGGACAGCCCGAAGGAATAGGATTATCCAAGCGGGAAATGGAGATACTTCAATTGGTAGCCAAAGGTTATACAAATGCTAAAATCGCAGATTTACTCTTCACAAGCAAAAGAACCATAGAGAATCATCGCCAAAGTCTGCTTGCTAAAACCGGTTGCAACAATACCGCTATGCTGATTCACTTTGCCTCCTCACATCATTTGCTGGACTGA
- a CDS encoding YetF domain-containing protein has product MKKEDIHLGDWQRILLGDAPSIFLLEVFLRTTFIFLFLLVITRLLGKRMNAQLSLTEMSVMITLGAIVSAPMQDPIRGLLPGVVILLCVLVVLRGLNLLSYKYRKIELLVQGDVRLLVKDGVLQLDQIRQEGFEREQIFAHLRSENIVHLGQIARVYLEACGTLSIYKSASPKPGLSVLSSNDRILVNRQAKTHSHLACSSCGYVVTSAVHSVKALCPNCQSIAWTEAFIKDTTIQNKNPHSGPIDPELTKDGQKNISSYTR; this is encoded by the coding sequence ATGAAAAAAGAAGACATTCATTTAGGAGATTGGCAACGAATTTTGTTAGGGGATGCTCCTTCTATTTTTCTATTAGAGGTATTTCTGCGAACAACCTTTATTTTTTTGTTTTTGCTGGTAATAACCCGTCTTCTTGGAAAAAGAATGAATGCACAGTTGAGTCTCACAGAAATGTCTGTAATGATTACACTTGGTGCTATTGTTTCCGCTCCAATGCAAGATCCGATACGAGGTCTTTTACCAGGTGTAGTGATTCTCCTTTGTGTGCTTGTTGTATTAAGGGGTCTCAACCTGCTTTCATATAAATACCGAAAGATAGAGTTACTCGTACAGGGAGATGTACGCTTGTTGGTAAAAGATGGTGTTTTGCAACTTGACCAGATTCGTCAGGAAGGCTTTGAACGAGAGCAGATCTTTGCTCATCTCCGTTCAGAAAATATTGTACATCTGGGACAAATAGCACGGGTATATCTGGAAGCATGTGGGACTTTAAGTATCTATAAAAGTGCATCTCCTAAACCAGGGTTATCCGTTTTGTCTTCCAACGATCGGATTTTGGTGAACCGACAGGCAAAGACACATTCACATCTGGCTTGCTCTAGTTGTGGTTATGTGGTAACATCAGCCGTACACAGTGTCAAGGCATTGTGTCCTAATTGTCAGTCAATTGCCTGGACAGAAGCTTTTATCAAAGACACAACTATTCAGAATAAAAATCCTCATTCAGGCCCAATAGATCCGGAACTGACAAAAGACGGTCAGAAGAATATTTCTTCCTATACACGTTAA
- the treZ gene encoding malto-oligosyltrehalose trehalohydrolase encodes MKNASENVAGLIAIPDLMDFHGLGQGSVPTARVTQPVGAFIVDSHTRFVVWAPNAEKVELHLRQPDKEERIAMQRNEWGYWSAEVEKTDTDYRYGYCLDDKGPVPDPASRFQPEGTAHLSAVVPADYTWTDQNWKAPSLKEMIIYELHVGTFTTQSTLEAIIDKLDYLLDVGINAIELLPLSQFSGTRGWGYDGVFPYAVQHSYGGPQALKRLVDACHSKGIAVILDVVYNHLGPEGNCLPCFGPYLHKRYQQGWGDAINFDNKQADHVRSYFIGNALMWLNEYHIDGLRLDAVHSIWDFGATHFLAELTQAVRTLSMQTGREYILIAESDLNDSKLLLPYADRGFGLDAQWLDDFHHSLHTLATGEKDHYYADFGTLNHLQKAFEHSYVYNGTYSPFREKTFGNSAQHTYYDQFVVYIQNHDQIGNRLGNDRMASLVSKPMLKAIAGTYLLSPYVPMLFMGEEYGETNPFFYFIDYSDDELVEAVRKGRKEEFEGFQKDELEYEDPQDVQTFARSRLSWDFQGDGRAEILDFYKQLIRIRKTHPAFQNVIRTGVQSWIEGDKVLMWLQQAENPKDNALLCAVIFEEGEAQFQLPEDKKWKRLIDSASTPISEHTETDSIVLSGPHFIAWTSIVE; translated from the coding sequence ATGAAAAACGCTTCGGAAAATGTAGCTGGTCTGATAGCTATTCCTGATTTGATGGACTTTCATGGCCTAGGACAGGGATCAGTACCAACAGCCAGAGTAACCCAGCCAGTAGGTGCATTTATAGTGGATTCACACACACGATTTGTAGTATGGGCTCCTAATGCAGAAAAAGTAGAGCTTCATTTGCGTCAGCCAGATAAAGAAGAACGTATTGCAATGCAACGAAATGAGTGGGGATACTGGTCGGCAGAAGTTGAAAAAACGGATACAGATTATCGGTATGGATATTGCCTTGATGATAAAGGTCCTGTTCCTGATCCTGCCTCTCGTTTTCAGCCTGAAGGCACCGCTCATTTGTCAGCTGTTGTGCCGGCAGATTACACATGGACAGATCAAAACTGGAAAGCTCCTTCGTTGAAAGAAATGATTATTTATGAACTGCATGTAGGAACATTTACTACCCAGAGCACACTAGAGGCTATTATTGACAAGCTGGACTATTTGCTTGATGTGGGTATTAATGCCATTGAGCTTTTGCCACTATCACAGTTTTCCGGTACCAGAGGATGGGGATATGATGGTGTATTTCCGTATGCTGTTCAGCATTCGTATGGTGGGCCACAGGCTTTAAAAAGACTGGTAGACGCTTGCCACAGCAAAGGCATAGCAGTGATTCTGGATGTAGTTTATAATCACCTGGGCCCCGAAGGCAACTGCTTGCCTTGCTTTGGACCTTACTTGCATAAACGCTATCAGCAAGGGTGGGGAGATGCCATTAACTTTGACAACAAACAAGCTGATCATGTACGCAGTTACTTTATTGGCAATGCTCTGATGTGGCTGAATGAATATCATATCGACGGGCTGCGTCTGGATGCGGTTCATAGTATCTGGGATTTTGGTGCTACACATTTTCTGGCTGAACTTACACAAGCTGTAAGAACACTCAGCATGCAGACAGGACGTGAGTATATCCTCATCGCTGAGTCAGATCTGAACGATTCAAAACTGCTTTTACCCTATGCAGATAGAGGCTTTGGTCTGGATGCGCAATGGCTGGATGATTTTCATCATTCGCTGCATACACTGGCTACAGGTGAGAAAGATCACTATTACGCGGATTTTGGTACACTGAATCATTTACAGAAGGCATTTGAGCATAGTTATGTATACAATGGTACCTATTCTCCTTTTCGGGAAAAGACCTTTGGTAATTCTGCTCAACATACTTATTACGATCAGTTTGTAGTTTATATCCAAAATCACGACCAGATTGGAAATCGCCTTGGTAACGACCGGATGGCAAGTCTGGTGAGCAAGCCCATGCTAAAAGCAATTGCAGGTACATATTTGTTATCTCCTTATGTGCCTATGTTGTTTATGGGTGAAGAATACGGTGAGACAAATCCTTTCTTTTACTTTATCGATTACTCAGATGATGAATTGGTAGAAGCTGTTCGTAAAGGACGAAAAGAGGAGTTTGAAGGATTTCAGAAGGACGAACTGGAATACGAAGATCCACAGGATGTTCAGACGTTTGCCAGATCACGTTTGTCCTGGGACTTTCAGGGGGATGGAAGGGCTGAGATATTGGATTTTTACAAACAGCTGATACGGATTAGGAAAACGCATCCTGCCTTTCAAAATGTCATACGAACAGGTGTACAATCCTGGATTGAAGGAGATAAAGTGCTGATGTGGTTGCAGCAGGCAGAAAATCCCAAAGATAATGCACTATTATGCGCTGTTATTTTTGAAGAGGGAGAAGCTCAGTTCCAATTGCCGGAAGATAAAAAATGGAAACGTTTGATTGACTCTGCCAGTACTCCTATATCAGAACATACAGAGACGGATAGTATTGTTTTGTCAGGTCCTCACTTCATAGCCTGGACCTCGATAGTGGAGTAA
- a CDS encoding PAS domain-containing protein, whose translation MRADAISSDNDSDLPRLKQAEQILNKIPVACYELDHNSCFAYINRHAEVLFARSKDTLIGKSIWKEFPETRQAQCYTAITRAIQQQEPSTFEYVSSITNSWIRLSAIPNQSGVIVLATEIEETKLIQLQLKEEQRRLKSAQQIGQMGYFERYLVREELYWSDELYRIHGLEPQSEIITLDRVIAFIHPDDQEMFYETVKDALLHKNPFEITNRIIRADGQIRIVSRRMEFLIDSQGSVNRMYGIVQDITEQQKLKERQKASDALMKQAEQAAGLGSYEGELTTMTFHFSDGMFRLLGYEPYAFVPTLDFIDSLSDPEDAIEVRQIIDKAVETKQPYQYLRRVYWPNGEMHYIFSRGKVICDDKGNPIKILGMAQDVTEQKKAQAEIDEQANFIRQITEAIPGTISIYDLEQEQIVYINRKQYTRFGYSDQELNEMTNWRWIAKIVYPEDRRLLWQLLEEMPATLTDVVRRVDYRVQHKDGTIEWRRIRAKVFKRSESGAPLQYINLIQNITEEKQSESQITESQELLESIFDVSLSGISVFKTIRNELGEIIDFEWSYANKKAKEYAGHRELTGKRYVEEYPGIKEAGIFDRYIKVIEQDISDDFEVYYTYQGYECWFRLVAVKLGDGLVTSSENITERKKAELELIQVREAQTQQIQDKYYSLFNSISDGFCIIEMIWNEADEPVDYRFLEVNPAFENHTGIKDPIGKTMKELVPDHEHYWFQIYGEVARTRKPVQFEQQAQALIGGWYEVNAFAIDGSDKVAVLFRNITPRKQTEQLLHKSQEKQSFLLRLTDLLRTLHDPKEISYQAARLVGEYLGANRVGYAEDRGDNATSAITCNYIRGVSSIEGVYQYNDYGTELLKAFHEGRIVVRNDIANDPYLTESEKRAYQMAQVGATMGIPLLKEQRFTAVFFVHYQQAHSFSPEEVSLLEEAANRIWAAIEMAKAEEAIHRK comes from the coding sequence ATGCGAGCAGACGCGATTTCTTCTGATAACGACTCAGACTTACCCCGTTTAAAACAAGCGGAACAGATACTTAATAAAATTCCCGTTGCCTGTTATGAGCTTGACCATAACAGCTGTTTTGCTTATATAAATCGCCACGCAGAGGTCCTCTTTGCCCGTTCAAAGGATACACTGATAGGTAAAAGTATATGGAAGGAGTTTCCTGAAACTAGGCAAGCTCAGTGTTATACTGCTATCACTAGAGCTATTCAGCAGCAGGAACCCTCTACCTTTGAATATGTTTCATCTATTACCAATAGCTGGATACGTTTGTCTGCCATACCCAATCAATCGGGAGTAATTGTTCTTGCCACAGAAATTGAAGAAACCAAACTCATACAATTACAACTCAAAGAAGAACAACGCCGCCTTAAGTCTGCTCAGCAAATCGGACAGATGGGGTATTTTGAGCGATATCTGGTTAGGGAAGAATTATATTGGAGTGATGAACTTTATCGCATTCATGGTCTGGAGCCACAGAGCGAAATCATTACACTGGATAGAGTAATTGCTTTTATACATCCTGATGATCAGGAGATGTTTTATGAAACAGTAAAAGACGCTCTACTTCATAAGAATCCCTTCGAAATCACAAATCGTATTATTCGGGCAGATGGACAGATACGGATTGTAAGCCGACGAATGGAGTTTCTGATAGATTCACAGGGATCGGTTAATCGTATGTATGGCATAGTACAGGATATTACAGAACAACAAAAACTAAAAGAGAGACAGAAAGCTAGTGATGCTCTCATGAAACAAGCCGAGCAGGCTGCAGGATTGGGAAGTTACGAAGGAGAGCTGACCACAATGACTTTTCACTTTTCAGATGGGATGTTCCGGTTGCTTGGCTATGAGCCATATGCGTTTGTTCCTACATTAGACTTTATTGACTCTCTCTCTGATCCGGAAGATGCGATTGAAGTCCGACAAATTATTGACAAGGCTGTAGAAACCAAACAACCTTATCAGTATCTGCGGCGGGTATACTGGCCTAACGGAGAGATGCATTATATTTTCAGTCGGGGTAAGGTGATTTGTGATGACAAGGGCAACCCTATAAAGATTCTGGGAATGGCCCAGGATGTGACTGAACAAAAGAAAGCCCAGGCTGAGATTGATGAACAGGCTAACTTTATCCGGCAGATAACAGAAGCCATACCGGGTACGATTAGTATTTATGATCTGGAACAAGAACAAATTGTATACATAAACCGGAAACAATATACTCGTTTTGGCTATTCCGATCAGGAATTGAATGAAATGACCAACTGGCGCTGGATTGCTAAGATTGTTTATCCGGAAGATCGGCGTTTGCTCTGGCAATTGCTTGAGGAGATGCCGGCCACACTTACAGATGTGGTCCGGAGGGTAGATTACAGGGTCCAGCACAAAGATGGAACTATTGAGTGGCGCAGAATCCGGGCTAAGGTATTCAAACGAAGTGAATCGGGTGCTCCCTTGCAATATATTAACTTGATACAGAACATCACTGAAGAGAAGCAATCCGAAAGCCAGATTACAGAAAGCCAGGAATTACTAGAGTCTATATTTGATGTTTCCTTATCAGGTATTTCTGTTTTTAAAACAATACGAAATGAATTGGGAGAGATTATTGACTTTGAATGGAGTTATGCGAATAAAAAAGCGAAAGAATACGCAGGACACAGAGAACTAACAGGTAAACGGTATGTAGAGGAATATCCTGGGATTAAAGAAGCGGGTATCTTTGATAGATATATCAAGGTTATAGAACAAGATATCTCCGATGATTTTGAAGTATATTATACTTATCAGGGTTACGAGTGTTGGTTCAGGTTGGTAGCTGTAAAACTGGGTGATGGACTTGTAACTAGTTCGGAAAACATTACAGAACGCAAAAAAGCGGAGCTGGAGCTAATCCAAGTCCGCGAGGCCCAGACTCAACAGATACAGGATAAATACTATTCCCTTTTTAACTCCATTAGTGATGGTTTCTGTATCATTGAAATGATCTGGAACGAGGCCGACGAGCCTGTCGACTATCGTTTTCTGGAAGTGAATCCAGCCTTCGAGAATCATACGGGAATCAAAGATCCGATAGGCAAAACCATGAAAGAACTTGTGCCAGATCACGAGCACTATTGGTTTCAAATTTATGGAGAAGTTGCCAGAACCCGAAAGCCTGTCCAGTTTGAACAGCAGGCTCAGGCACTTATTGGTGGTTGGTATGAAGTAAATGCCTTTGCTATAGATGGAAGTGATAAAGTAGCTGTGCTGTTTCGGAATATCACTCCACGCAAACAAACAGAACAGTTATTGCACAAGAGCCAAGAGAAACAATCCTTCTTACTCCGGCTCACGGACCTGTTACGTACGCTACATGATCCAAAGGAAATATCCTATCAGGCAGCTCGTCTGGTAGGAGAATATCTGGGAGCCAATCGGGTAGGCTATGCTGAGGACCGTGGTGATAATGCTACGTCTGCTATTACATGTAATTACATCCGGGGTGTATCAAGCATTGAGGGGGTCTACCAATACAATGATTACGGAACAGAGTTACTAAAAGCTTTTCACGAAGGTCGTATTGTAGTGCGAAATGATATAGCCAATGACCCATATCTGACAGAATCTGAAAAAAGGGCCTACCAGATGGCACAAGTGGGCGCAACTATGGGTATCCCTCTGTTAAAAGAACAACGTTTTACTGCTGTATTCTTTGTTCA